The Penaeus chinensis breed Huanghai No. 1 chromosome 39, ASM1920278v2, whole genome shotgun sequence genome has a segment encoding these proteins:
- the LOC125046850 gene encoding LOW QUALITY PROTEIN: protein lines-like (The sequence of the model RefSeq protein was modified relative to this genomic sequence to represent the inferred CDS: deleted 1 base in 1 codon) — protein MVEPQQKRVKLPPSGDDGGGQLLPRPDLEIIHAQLIRKCLCSLQLPDILHTLAVCNDCFSSHPLSHMLRLRDETLLYISMLTLFFEVSLRQQSRGVLCSRISEVVAAGADNEGAVLDILFGFMASEDKYISYSASRALSSLLLMLRGRASELVLEKLVENLADSANLIEVGHSIEVVRRVIEWRDLDEHPLEGTEAESAQPPDCSKITLTPADTQGVNEVKYVATKKLDRKWFLLVARLTELVNEFTVEREHVIVSFLTLWESLISVKANLSVTDTKEFYSGLERLMTPLTRHTHTIVWRKVLDLYNEVLCYGSTLALQDVLAEEPCNLAHLLIRAVKIAGFLECVPCGGSAGNRSQPSQSSSMDIGAGPSSGTVNGMDQGDRTILHKVVLVVLKAIAVTVKETRCDSSSENSSRSGGSGSEDVDMAIIERSLREVVRKVDHFVKSKLPYHPEAPMAEWMVRLFADQDDWLVESMVCGLDIFTGLGIRIRQQPELHACVNPHTTFLVFLETIYLEHDVLLDLLVSNETSFLLYLLRYLKFIRRSWQEFASHCGHRLEEVMTVLIRLRFAIDRLVSKNLFPYNISPVLKLLQKCEELYEVGNH, from the exons ATGGTCGAGCCACAACAGAAAAGGGTGAAGTTGCCCCCCTCGGGAGATGACGGTGGGGGGCAGCTGCTGCCACGGCCAGACTTAGAAATCATCCACGCACAGCTCATTCGTAAATGTCTGTGCTCCTTGCAGCTACCAGACATCCTGCATACATTAGCTGTCTGCAATGACTgcttttcctctcatcctttaTCCCACATGTTGCGGCTGCGTGACGAAACTCTCCTCTATATCAGCATGCTCACCTTGTTTTTTGAAGTGTCCCTCAGACAGCAGAGCAGAGGTGTGCTGTGTTCCCGCATCAGTGAGGTTGTTGCAGCAGGAGCAGACAATGAAGGGGCTGTGCTGGACATCCTCTTTGGCTTCATGGCCTCAGAGGACAAGTACATCAGTTACTCAGCCTCACGTGCTCTCTCCTCACTACTGCTGATGCTTCGAGGCCGTGCCAGTGAACTTGTTTTAGAAAAGCTTGTAGAAAACCTTGCAGATTCAGCCAACTTAATTGAAGTAGGCCACTCCATTGAGGTAGTGAGAAGAGTGATTGAGTGGAGGGACCTAGATGAACATCCCCTTGAAGGAACGGAGGCAGAGAGTGCTCAGCCGCCAGACTGTTCAAAAATAACGTTAACTCCTGCTGATACCCAGGGAGTGAATGAGGTTAAATACGTGGCAACTAAGAAGTTAGATCGCAAGTGGTTCCTCCTGGTAGCCAGGTTGACAGAATTAGTTAATGAGTTTACTGTGGAAAGAGAACATGTTAttgtatcatttttaacattgtgGGAGTCATTAATATCAGTGAAAGCTAATTTATCAGTGACAGATACTAAAGAATTTTACTCAGGATTGGAACGCCTGATGACTCCACTCACGCGACACACACATACCATTGTGTGGCGGAAAGTGCTCGATCTTTACAACGAGGTCTTGTGTTATGGGAGTACGCTGGCCCTCCAGGACGTATTAGCAGAGGAGCCCTGTAACTTGGCCCACCTCCTTATTCGTGCAGTG AAGATCGCCGGTTTTTTGGAGTGTGTGCCTTGTGGGGGGTCAGCGGGAAACAGATCACAACCAAGTCAGAGCTCATCCATGGACATTGGAGCTGGGCCCAGTTCAGGAACAGTGAATGGTATGGACCAAGGGGATCGTACGATATTACACAAAGTGGTGTTGGTGGTTCTGAAGGCCATAGCAGTGACAGTGAAAGAGACGCGCTGTGACTCTTCGTCGGAGAATTCTTCCCGTTCTGGAGGATCAGGGTCCGAGGATGTGGACATGGCGATTATAGAACGCAGCTTAAGAGAAGTGGTGCGCAAGGTGGACCACTTTGTCAAATCGAAGTTGCCCTACCACCCAGAGGCTCCGATGGCTGAGTGGATGGTGCGACTCTTTGCTGACCAGGACGACTGGTTGGTGGAATCCATGGTCTGTGGCCTTGACATTTTCACTGGATTAGGAATACGTATAAG GCAGCAACCCGAACTTCATGCCTGCGTCAACCCACATACCACCTTCCTGGTTTTCCTCGAGACCATTTACCTGGAACATGATGTGCTTCTGGATCTCCTGGTATCCAACGagacttccttcctcctctacctgctACGCTACCTCAAATTCATCCGTCGCAGTTGGCAGGAGTTTGCCTCCCACTGTGGCCACCGCTTAGAGGAGGTCATGACAGTCTTAATCCGTCTCCGTTTTGCCATTGATCGGCTGGTGTCCAAGAACCTCTTCCCATATAACATCAGCCCTGTGCTAAAGCTGTTGCAGAAGTGTGAGGAGCTGTACGAGGTTGGGAATCATTAG
- the LOC125046851 gene encoding GTPase HRas, with protein MTEYKLVVVGAGGVGKSALTIQLIQNHFVDEYDPTIEDSYRKQVVIDGETCLLDILDTAGQEEYSAMRDQYMRTGEGFLLVFAVNNAKSFEDISAYREQIKRVKDADVVPMVLVGNKCDLQVRAMDMQQAREVAKNYDIPFIETSAKTRMGVDDAFYTLVREIRKDRERRGKVRIGSRNSKRKCIVF; from the exons ATGACGGAATACAAGCTCGTGGTGGTTGGAG CTGGAGGCGTTGGGAAGAGTGCACTTACTATTCAACTTATTCAAAATCA CTTTGTCGATGAATATGACCCAACCATAGAAGATTCATACCGTAAACAGGTCGTCATTGATGGGGAGACGTGTCTACTGGATATTCTCGACACAGCCGGGCAAGAAGAATACAG TGCAATGCGAGACCAGTATATGCGAACTGGGGAAGGGTTCCTGCTTGTTTTTGCTGTCAACAATGCAAAGTCTTTTGAGGATATAAGTGCATATCGGGAACAGATAAAACGAGTAAAGGACGCAGATGTGGTACCTATGGTTT TGGTGGGCAACAAATGCGACTTGCAGGTGCGTGCAATGGACATGCAGCAGGCACGAGAAGTGGCCAAGAATTACGACATTCCTTTCATTGAGACCTCTGCCAAGACCCGCATGGGTGTCGACGATGCCTTCTACACTTTAGTAAGAGAGATCAGGAAAGAT AGGGAACGTCGTGGGAAGGTTAGGATCGGAAGTAGGAACAGCAAGAGGAAGTGCATTGTGTTCTAG